The window AAGTAACCTTTTAAGTCATTGATTCATAACAGTGGAAATCATAAATCACTTTCTCTATTTATCCCAAATTGACGTTGcagagatgtgaagaagaaatgaagaaattaaCTTGCATGTaaatggaaataaatcacctttatcCTCTGACTTAGCTAAGCTTGCTTTGATTAGGGCGATTAGACATTTGCTTTTGTGATttacctttttctctctttcttctctggtGAATGAACCAGGAAGAAGCTTTTTGTCTCTTTCTTCATGAATCTGACGGATGAAGCTTTGTGAACGTTGACTTTGGTTGGCTTCAACTTGGATGAATCAACTTGGGCTTGGATTGGCTTGATTTTCCATTCAGCCCAAATGATTTCTTTGCTTCATTTCTTTGGGCTTTGTTTGTGGATCAAAGAACTCACCAACAACCTTTGTTTCTTGGTTTCATTGGTTTGGGCTACTGCTTCTttaattttggcctgcaacactaACAAAAGCAATTAAAACTAATTGAGTGTTTAACCCAATAAATTAATGTTTATCATCatcatttaaattaattattttcttaactTAACAGTATTCATTATTTCTAATAATAGGTAAATTTTTAAATGGCACCACAAATATTATCTGATGAAGAGCCgatgaattatttttaaaacttaaaaatctttTAATCCTTAATAAGAAAAAATGATTAGATATGAGATTGTACATTTTTGGAAGAAAAGTGAGCGAAATGTcaccataaattttaaaatattagatttaaTAGTATTTGTATAGTTTTTTAGAGTCTGCATAATTCTAAAATGTCTCAGAATGTCTCGAAAAATTTCAGAAGACTCTAGAAGATTCTAAAagagtatatatgtatataaaagtaTGAAAAGAAGTATAGAAGCATCTAAAAGTATTTAGATAAATGTGATAAGTTAAATATTTATAATGAAAGTTCTATATATTTGATCTAGACTATTGATTAGATTTAATTACGACTTCTATTAAGGAGGTAGATGGTTATAACTAGAgtgagattttaaatttaaatatatgaattatttgtatcaaattcttaagtaataaaatattatttttactaaatatGAGCATTAGGCTGGCTTGATGTTAATTAAGAGTTTAAGTAAATTTAAGTGCCGATATCCTTGCATTTGGTTAATATCTTTAAAATAAATAGACACATatacaaatacacaaaaatatatagacaacataaaaatacacaaattttatAATGTGTTTAGTAATAATgtacaagatatatatataaaccaaatgttaattttactttcgtTAATATATTTCATCACTACTACATCAGAAATAAAAATtggtaatttaaaaaataattaaaaataaaaagtcaaattttatgttttatatattatatttttgtatcttaacttttaaaaaaaatactaaatatatatattttatgtatatttatatataactgTATTTATCTAAATTTATGTCTCAATATATAAACTATAAACGTAAACTACcggtttaataattaatatttatatctcAATAAACAAATACAGTCCTAAGTTTAAGTTTGAAGCGTTCAAGTATATCCAATGCCGACAGATAAAGACTCTAGCCCCGAACCACTTCGCCTTTGTGCTCAACTTCTCTCCGAAGAAACAAACACCTTCTGtgtcaaaattcaaaagaaagaaagaaaagaaccacAACACTGTTGACTCCTCTTCACTCCGGAAGCTGAAAGCTGAAACGCAGTGTCCCAAACGTTAGAATCATAAACCGACAATGGCTACGGATAAGTCGGTGATGGCGGTCATAAGGGCGGCGAGGCCTTCCTTTCGAAACGACCACGATAAAGCAGCGTTTGCCGTTCACGCCACCTTCCTCTCTTCCGGCTACCTCCTCACCGCCACCGGCCCCCAAGCCCTCTCCGACGACGCCCTCTCGCATCCCTCCACTGGTAACACTTTCACTAATTCCCCGTTttgttctctcttttttctttaacGAAATCATTTAATTTCGATATATTTTATGTGAAATgtccaaatataattaattatcactcTTCTTTAGTGAAAACAATTGACAATTCTGTTTTCTGTTGTCACTTCTTTCTTCGCAAGAAACAGAAAACATAGGAAGTAAAAAGGCAAACCAAACGTGCCCTAAGTTGGTAGCACTAGCTATGCAGAACAATTTTCATCTAATCGGTGTAAGAGAGTTTTATAGGATTATCTAATCGGAAGTTTCTGTTTATGACTTTAAAAATAGTGACGAGGTGAGTCATGTATTGTTGATAATGTGAAAATATATAATTAGATGTATACTTAAGATTTGTTTATGCTGGCCGTGCATACAATTCAAATCCTCAGATATTTTAGGAACATTTTATCCATCAAGATTGAATATGTGTATTTAGCCGTTCAACATGTACTTTAAAAGATTATTTCTTCTTGAGTTGATGATTGATTGAAAACCATCAAATACTGATATGTTATTGATTGAGTGAATTAGAGAGGTTATAAAGTAAATTTGAGCTTTCTAAGTTGGTAGCTGTTAATGAACAATGATAACCACAAATAATGGCAATTCATGCCGGAAAACTGCACTATGCTTGGGCTTCCATACTAGACAAAGGATTAGGCTATGCAATCTAATCTGCGGATCAAGTCAATTAAGCTGAAGTTAGAAGACACCTTGTGGTGTCAAGAGAAGATGTAGCAAATTGATATATGCAGCTTGAATCTTATAATTAGCATTTACTGATCATTTTTAATATGTGGTTCGTGATTGTGTGTAGAGGAGGTGTCTGTAGAGAACTGGAACCAACTAGACCAAGAATATGCCTTTGTTTATGTCAATCCAGAAAAGGTTTCAAATAAAGTGCTGGTAAAGTGCCTCGTCATGAATGAGAAGTTACTCATTGATGCCTTGAAGGAAGGGTCTTCTGACCCTGCACACCTTGAGATTTGGTAAGCCTCTTTTTTCCCCCTTCAAGCTATAAGTTCTTCAAGATTTTGCTTTCATTTGCTGCAttgcaaaattaaatttttgtaactGACCAACCTGGTTTTCTTTGTTCGTGTTGAATTGGGCTGCGTTGGAGTTTGGAGCTTCTATTTGTTGATGACTTATTTTATtactctttttaattaaataaaatttccaTTCTTGAACGAGGAAGACCAGAAACTAAAATATAATGGCTATGTTGGGGCAAAAAAATCATACATGATTTTTAATGAAAACTGAAGTACCGAATTGTGATTTGAAAACCATTTGAAATCAGAGTTTTTACTCTGTATTGTCAACTTTCACCCTTTTCCCCATTCCTTTCTTTGTCACATCAAATATTAAGATAGAATAGTTGAGGGAACAAAAACCACCAGAAATATTTTGTATATTCATTCTATGCTGCAAATTTCAAGCTTGTGTGTATTGAGTTTTGTTGCTCAAAGGTTATCTGCTTTTCTTTCTGGGTGAAGATTTTCCTGTGTCGGATATGttgtgaaaattaaaattttctatggtTAATCGTACTTCTTGTGAATTTACGGTTATGTCATGATCTGATGCTTTGATTTTTCTACATACAGTGTTAGGGATTATACTATAGCAAATGAAAGCAGCAATTATTCTGAGCAGTTCAAGAATTTGGAGCAGCTGGTGAGAAGACTAAATCAGGATATCTTAGCCAAATTAGATGGCTCCTCCACTTCCAGTTCAGCAAGTAATCCTCCACGGTACATATGGTTTCATGTCTCAATCACCTCTTTTTATCTTTTCCTTTTGTAAAAtcttccttcttcctttttcAACTTAAGAATGATGCTGTAATATATTTGTAGAAGTATTAGGATTTTTTCCTATTTCTGTTCTTTTATGTAGTTCCTGAGTTTCATGTATATGCCATCAAATATGCATTTCATTGTGTAGTTATAATATACTGATTATGGGTAATTGTGGTATTCTGTTACTATTCTCAACATTTTTAGCTATTTACATCGATACCAGATTTGCAGACAGTTTTCAATGAAATATTTTATTCTTCTGAAAGTTTctgttatgttttatttaataaGCCTTTTTCTTTTGACTTTTTTGTGTGCATTGTGCTAAGTTGTGTAGTACTGAAAATTGCATGATTTTTTTCCACTTTGAAATTCAAGATATTTGATTACGCTGCCTATATGTTTTATCTATATATCAGATTTCTTGATTGATTCCTAGTTAACGAACATGATCCAATTCTTGATTTGATGCCCATTTTGTGGCTGAGTAATCATATTTCACTTTTTACTTGAGGTTATGAACATGTCAACTCAGCTGTCCGTGTCCTTTTGTGTGCACAAAATAAACCATGTAGGATAACCAAATGAACTGAacttcattttccttattctgcAATCAAGCACAGGTGCAAAATGTTGTACTGAGCACCTACACACACAATTTCGAGCCAGGATATGAATCTTGTATAAATCAAAGTCTCTACTCACATTGAAAATAAACTTTTGGTTGTACTTTCATACTTTGTATTAAACGATTGTTTGCATATGATGATTTTGAACGTATGATTTGTTTTATCAGATATCCTCTTCACTAAATTTTATCATTGTACTTTACAGATCTGGATCAAGAGAAGCAAGGCAAGAGATACACGAGCCTCCTGTTGGATTTGGTGGACATGGTGGTGCTCCAATTCATCCCTCTGGGTAAGGATTTGCCTATTGATATTATGATTTCAATGTAGTTTGTCAAACTGCTGTTATCAGCCTTGAATGATTGAATTCCCTCAATAGGAGAGATTTTTTTAAGGGTCTAAgtaattgaaatattttttgttgtttagttAATTGTCCATGTTTGTAATGTGAGTAGGCAGTGTTAATGATGTAGCATGATTATGTTCTACACCAATTGTGATCCTTTAAAATAAGTCTCCTTGTGAAGTGAAAAAGTGAGTTAACACTTGGATTAGTAACTCCCGTTGGGCATGGATCCCATGAAATTATCTAAAGGGAGTTCTTATTTTACAAGAATATTCATTTTAGTTGATCCAAATTTGTTTTACATATAATTACCGTTCCTACTAAGTCAAGGATTTTTAAATCACATTAACCATGATATCGTATTCATCTTCAAACTCTCGTGTGACTTAATAATTTTAGTAAGCCTTGTCCATTTATTTTCCCAACTGATGCAAACCAGATTCCTAGGCAACTGGTCAGTTGCTAGCTTGTAGACAGGAATAGTGTCCCatttgtttaatttgtatatcTAGTGTTTGTCAAGATCAGTTTATATGCACTTAGTATATTTGATGGAGCAATTGGTTCACTTAGTTGCTTCCAAGCTATGCCGTCGTTATTTACCATCTTCACTATCTTCTCTTCATATAATAATGTTGAACTTTGCATCGAtcaatatttttcatgttttctttagaGTTATATATCCTCCCGTTAATCCAGTTGGTGGTAGTGATCTCTTTCCTGGGCCTCCTGCTGGAGTGTACCCTACATGGTATGTCTTCTCCAATATactttttggtttttctttcaaAGTTGTTAGCTCCATGTTAAAGTGCTTTTTAGTGTTTCATTAAGTTGAAACTCTTGTCGTTGATTTCAGGGGTGATCCGGGCACTGGTGGCAGCATGCTTGTAGGTATGTATCAAGAAAAAATTCCGATTTAAATACAATTATAACAAACATGGTTTCCCCTAAATATTTGCAATGCTGAGTTCTCAACTTGGAAACAGGACCTAATGATCCCCGTTGGTTTGGTGGAGAACCCCCTTTCCCCGGAGGACAACCGTAAGCTATCTGTATCTCATTCTTCCTGCATTGCTCTCCTACGATGATTTCTCATTTTTGAGGCTCACATCTGTGGTTTCATTTATCAAAATAGGGGAGTCCCTCCTGGTGTTCCACCGGGTGCACGGTTTGATCCCTTTGGTCCACCTGATGTTCCTGGCTTTGAACCCAACAGGTTTCAGAGGTatggtttgtttatttattatacgtCATTTTGCagctttttatttattagaatttagtTTCGATGTATTGTCAGCGTTTTACATGTACATCCAATTATATAAAGCTATATCagcaaaaataactactttttatattGACAGCGTGAATTTAAAAGAACGGATGTGATTGTACCACTATGTAAACTGGATTAAAAGTTAAGATGTGTTTCCCTATCATGTCTTTGATGAAGAACTGAACATATTTGGTGAAAAAGGATTATTGTTATTACGTGGAATGATGAAAACTTCAGTTGTATTATTACTTCTCATATTTTTAACAAAGCAGCTGTTAGGGATAGTTAAACATTACATCAACTACAAAATCAATATATCGTGTGTTTGTGTGAAACACACTGaattaaaattttcttgtttctcttaTTCTTTTTCAGGAGGCCACCGAGGCAAGGTAATAATGTTCATCCAGATTTGGAACATTTTCGGAGGGATGGGGATTTTATATAGTTACCGAAGATCACGTTGTACATAGAACTGTTTAGTCATCTTTGGAACATCCATCTCAGTTTGTGTAATTTTGGATATTTCACGCTATAAACAATTCAATTTCTTACTTAATGTCTTAATTCCTGTTTCCAAGTCTTggataaatgaaattaaaaaagttATTGCAGACCTTTTTTTATTAGGAATacattctttcaatttttttaataattgatagagtaaagtatgatattttattattaattttataaataggacaaaaaaaaaagagagtaagaGCAATGAAAAATTAGAGATTATATTTTactctttcaatttttttaacaatttagaGGATCTATTTgtagaaaaaatttgattagaGTAATTCAAACAACCTAGTGAGAAAATGATTAAATGAggcatattttatacaaatttgatATGCTgtgaaataaattagaaaataaagtaATTACATAAAATTCTTAAACATTATTTCTTTGGAACTTTTAACAATGCGATATTagatgaaaatcaattttttcattaattttctgGATGGTGTGGTTTTTTCATATTAGATACATGATATGATTCGCAAAACAATTATTTCATAAACATAAAATGTATGTCACTAATACCAAAGAAAACATGTATTGTATATGTATtgctttatctatttatttttcttttgttttattaaatGCAATTTATTCTCTTCCTCCTTTTCCTACTTATCTGGTGCAACattctttttaataaataacaCATGACAAACCCAAAATTGTGGTGCCCTCTTCTAATTGAGAAAGTCCTTTGACTCCTTCTGCCCCTTCATCATTTTCAATAGTTCGTCATCATCAATTTCAACTCAcagatttttttctttcttgctaATATACAGATTTTAACTTCATTGTCCTGAATTTTTACTTTGATTAATGTATTTAAATGTGTTGATTATAATtgcaataaatttttattataaatgttAAACAATTTGGTTATATAGTTTATTTACTATAAATGAGAACCTcgtctatattttttttatgggaCCACTTCGATATTTATCACTATTCTAGAAATGCacgtaaataaaatatattttgtgttcATGAGAAATGAAATTTGTATGAAAATCTTGAACTCCTTTGATAATCATACAATGTGAGTGGGAGACACAATTTTGCATGACAATTTTAGGGTATATAAACATTTTTTCCCCAAATGGAAGAACCAATCTATGTCAATATAAGTTGGTTTGGTTAAATCCAATTGAGATTTATTTCTAAAATGAAAGAAGTTAGTTGATTCGGGTCAGATCATCATGTTATGATTTTTAAGTAGCTAGGTCCAAATATACTCCCAACCCAAAATACATCTTTATacctaagaaaaagaaaactaactaaggttttaatctttgttgtttttctcactaaaatatataaattagaaa is drawn from Arachis hypogaea cultivar Tifrunner chromosome 12, arahy.Tifrunner.gnm2.J5K5, whole genome shotgun sequence and contains these coding sequences:
- the LOC112727827 gene encoding probable proteasome inhibitor; translated protein: MATDKSVMAVIRAARPSFRNDHDKAAFAVHATFLSSGYLLTATGPQALSDDALSHPSTEEVSVENWNQLDQEYAFVYVNPEKVSNKVLVKCLVMNEKLLIDALKEGSSDPAHLEICVRDYTIANESSNYSEQFKNLEQLVRRLNQDILAKLDGSSTSSSASNPPRSGSREARQEIHEPPVGFGGHGGAPIHPSGVIYPPVNPVGGSDLFPGPPAGVYPTWGDPGTGGSMLVGPNDPRWFGGEPPFPGGQPGVPPGVPPGARFDPFGPPDVPGFEPNRFQRRPPRQGNNVHPDLEHFRRDGDFI